One stretch of Weissella koreensis KACC 15510 DNA includes these proteins:
- a CDS encoding peptide chain release factor 3 gives MANLKEQIDTRRTFAIISHPDAGKTTITEQMLLLGGVVRSAGTVKGRKGNFAKSDWMEIEQKRGISVTSSVLQFDYDGKRINILDTPGHEDFSEDTYRTLMAVDSVIMVVDSAKGIEPQTRKLFEIVKERHIPIFTFFNKLDRDGRPAMDLLDELEDTLGVATYPMNWPIGSGQVLSGLFDIYHQQVEVYRPGNEAERFLPLNEAGTDLATDNPIQQTPVWDEAREEVELLKDAGNKFDENAVLDGELTPVFFGSALAGFGLETFLQTYLKFAPAPAAKRTSNDQLVEPDQDEFSGFVFKIQANMNPNHRDRIAFVRIVSGEFERGMDVVLQRTGKKIRLSNVTQFMADSRENVENAVPGDIIGVYDTGNFQIGDTIYKGKKAIEFKELPTFTPELFMHVRAKNVLKQKSFHKGVTQLVQEGTIQMYTAWDSGDYILGAVGQLQFEVFQFRMANEYNSEVILEPMGSKIARWVNEDELDPKMASSRNLLVRDRSENPVFLFENMFAERWFTDKYPDVKLEQKL, from the coding sequence ATGGCTAATTTAAAAGAGCAGATCGATACACGTCGAACTTTTGCGATCATTTCCCATCCGGATGCGGGTAAAACAACTATTACCGAACAAATGTTATTATTGGGTGGAGTAGTTCGTTCAGCAGGAACCGTTAAAGGACGCAAGGGTAATTTCGCTAAGTCCGATTGGATGGAAATTGAACAAAAGCGTGGAATTTCAGTAACTTCATCAGTATTACAATTTGATTATGATGGTAAACGAATCAATATTTTGGATACACCAGGCCACGAGGACTTTTCAGAAGATACTTATCGGACCTTGATGGCCGTTGACTCGGTTATTATGGTTGTGGATTCAGCAAAGGGAATTGAGCCTCAAACTCGGAAGTTGTTTGAAATTGTTAAAGAAAGACATATCCCCATTTTTACGTTCTTTAACAAGTTAGATCGTGATGGTCGGCCGGCGATGGATTTGTTGGATGAATTAGAGGATACTTTAGGTGTTGCAACTTATCCAATGAACTGGCCAATTGGTTCAGGACAAGTTTTGTCGGGCTTATTCGATATTTATCATCAACAAGTTGAAGTTTATCGACCAGGTAATGAAGCTGAACGTTTCTTACCATTGAATGAAGCCGGAACAGATTTAGCTACTGATAATCCAATCCAACAGACACCTGTTTGGGATGAAGCACGAGAAGAAGTTGAATTATTGAAGGATGCAGGAAATAAATTTGATGAAAATGCTGTTTTGGATGGAGAATTAACACCAGTTTTCTTTGGATCAGCTTTAGCCGGATTTGGGTTGGAAACCTTCTTGCAAACTTATCTTAAATTCGCACCAGCACCAGCAGCGAAAAGAACAAGTAATGATCAACTAGTTGAACCGGATCAAGATGAATTCTCAGGCTTCGTGTTTAAAATTCAAGCTAATATGAATCCAAATCATCGTGATCGAATCGCCTTTGTTCGGATCGTATCAGGTGAATTTGAACGTGGAATGGATGTCGTTCTTCAAAGAACCGGTAAGAAAATCCGATTATCAAATGTTACTCAATTTATGGCGGATTCACGAGAAAACGTAGAAAATGCGGTTCCTGGAGATATCATTGGGGTTTACGATACTGGTAATTTCCAAATTGGCGATACAATTTATAAGGGAAAGAAGGCAATTGAATTTAAAGAATTGCCAACTTTCACACCAGAATTGTTTATGCATGTACGAGCTAAAAATGTTTTGAAGCAGAAATCATTCCATAAAGGAGTGACACAATTGGTTCAAGAAGGAACGATTCAAATGTATACGGCATGGGATTCAGGTGATTATATTTTAGGGGCTGTGGGTCAATTGCAGTTTGAAGTTTTCCAATTCCGAATGGCCAATGAATATAATAGTGAAGTTATTTTGGAGCCGATGGGTTCTAAAATTGCTCGATGGGTTAACGAAGATGAATTGGATCCTAAGATGGCATCATCACGTAATTTGTTGGTACGTGATCGATCAGAAAATCCGGTCTTCTTGTTTGAAAACATGTTTGCTGAACGTTGGTTTACTGATAAGTATCCTGACGTTAAGTTGGAGCAAAAGTTATAA
- a CDS encoding low molecular weight protein-tyrosine-phosphatase, whose protein sequence is MKNVLFVCLGNIARSTMAEALFTQMVAEEGLTDQIKIDSAGTSNEEMGNPPHPGTQKILKEHQIPFDWIRARQIRPEDFEWADYIITMDQQNMRNLKRLAPSADASAKIKLAYSILPSQADKEIQDPWYTRRFDVTYRELKETLPAWLVQIKADLKNI, encoded by the coding sequence ATGAAAAATGTTTTATTTGTCTGTTTAGGTAATATTGCGCGTTCAACAATGGCTGAAGCGCTGTTCACACAAATGGTAGCTGAAGAAGGTTTGACTGACCAAATTAAAATTGATTCAGCTGGAACTTCCAATGAGGAAATGGGTAATCCACCACATCCTGGAACACAAAAGATTTTGAAAGAACATCAAATTCCGTTTGATTGGATTCGTGCTCGTCAAATTCGACCTGAAGATTTTGAATGGGCAGATTATATTATCACAATGGATCAACAGAATATGCGCAATTTGAAACGATTAGCTCCTAGTGCTGATGCGTCAGCTAAAATTAAATTAGCCTATTCAATTTTGCCATCGCAAGCCGATAAGGAAATTCAAGATCCTTGGTATACCAGACGTTTTGATGTCACATATCGAGAATTAAAAGAGACTTTACCAGCCTGGTTAGTACAGATTAAAGCCGATTTAAAAAATATTTAG
- a CDS encoding NAD(P)-dependent oxidoreductase, protein MKIGFIGTGVMGTGVIENLLKAGFEVEVFNRTKAHAKKVLDSGAQWVETPKALAMQNDLVITMVGYPDDVKAQYYGENGLFAGASEGKIFMDMTTSTPTLAETLAEDGVKHGVAVLDAPVSGGDVGAREGTLTVMVGGDEQAFNTLAPVFEAIAGRLNLFGNAGLGQHAKMANQIMIAGTMLGMSETLVYAKRVGLNLSDILTTLNGGSAQNWSLENYGPRILSGDFKPGFYAKHLLKDLRIALDEAEKLKLALPMTALAETLYEKLVDEKQLGDEGSQALIKLWWSKA, encoded by the coding sequence ATGAAAATTGGATTTATTGGAACGGGAGTGATGGGAACAGGAGTAATTGAGAACTTATTAAAAGCCGGTTTTGAGGTGGAAGTTTTCAATCGAACGAAAGCTCATGCCAAAAAAGTTTTGGATTCAGGTGCTCAATGGGTTGAAACGCCAAAAGCTTTGGCGATGCAAAATGATCTAGTAATTACGATGGTTGGGTATCCTGATGATGTAAAAGCTCAATATTACGGAGAAAATGGACTTTTTGCTGGTGCTAGTGAAGGTAAAATTTTCATGGATATGACTACTTCAACTCCAACTTTGGCAGAAACTTTGGCAGAAGATGGAGTTAAACATGGTGTGGCTGTCCTTGATGCACCTGTCTCAGGCGGGGATGTTGGTGCTCGAGAAGGAACATTGACAGTAATGGTAGGTGGCGACGAACAAGCCTTTAATACTTTAGCACCCGTCTTTGAAGCAATTGCGGGACGATTAAATCTTTTTGGTAATGCTGGATTAGGTCAACATGCTAAGATGGCTAATCAAATTATGATTGCGGGTACGATGCTTGGAATGTCAGAGACCTTAGTTTATGCTAAACGAGTGGGCTTGAATTTGTCAGATATCTTAACGACATTAAATGGCGGAAGTGCTCAAAATTGGTCTCTTGAAAATTATGGACCACGAATTTTGTCTGGAGACTTTAAGCCTGGATTTTATGCTAAGCATCTCCTAAAGGATTTAAGAATTGCTCTAGATGAAGCAGAAAAGTTAAAATTGGCCTTACCAATGACTGCTTTGGCGGAAACACTTTATGAAAAGTTAGTGGACGAAAAGCAACTAGGGGATGAAGGAAGTCAGGCCTTGATCAAATTATGGTGGAGCAAAGCTTAG
- a CDS encoding aldo/keto reductase: protein MELTSQDRYQLADGNQMPKLGLGLYKVTDEKIMDQLLDGAYASGYRLFDTAQMYKNEEMIGRALKNSQASREELFITTKIAEENQGYDATLRSLENSLKALQLDYVDLLLVHWPLHQHFFETWRAFERAKEEGLVRSIGTSNYGQIHLEYLATKAKEMPVVNQVEVHPYLTQKPLQIFSKEHQIVTQAWAPLGRGGELSDSVVQTLAEKYHKSPAQIVIRWHLQNQTALIPKSSHLERVQDNINVFDFEITNEDMQTLDYLNKFKRISQEPELVYERGAQYPHN, encoded by the coding sequence ATGGAATTAACAAGCCAGGATCGCTATCAACTAGCAGATGGAAATCAGATGCCTAAATTGGGATTGGGATTATATAAAGTTACTGATGAAAAAATCATGGATCAATTATTAGATGGAGCATATGCATCTGGATATCGTCTTTTTGATACAGCACAAATGTATAAAAATGAAGAAATGATCGGGCGAGCCTTGAAAAATAGTCAGGCAAGCCGCGAAGAATTATTTATTACTACTAAAATTGCGGAAGAGAATCAAGGATATGATGCAACCTTGCGCTCATTAGAAAATTCATTGAAAGCTTTACAATTAGATTATGTTGACCTTTTATTGGTGCATTGGCCATTGCACCAACATTTTTTTGAAACTTGGCGTGCTTTTGAACGAGCTAAGGAAGAAGGGCTTGTACGTTCTATTGGGACTTCAAATTATGGTCAAATTCATTTGGAATATTTAGCCACGAAGGCTAAGGAAATGCCAGTTGTGAATCAAGTCGAAGTACATCCATATTTAACGCAAAAACCGCTACAAATTTTTTCAAAAGAACATCAAATTGTAACTCAAGCGTGGGCTCCATTAGGTCGTGGTGGAGAGTTAAGCGATTCGGTTGTACAGACTTTAGCGGAAAAATATCATAAAAGTCCAGCTCAAATTGTTATTCGTTGGCATTTGCAAAATCAGACAGCGCTCATTCCAAAATCAAGTCATTTAGAACGAGTACAAGATAATATAAATGTTTTTGATTTTGAAATTACTAATGAGGATATGCAAACCTTGGATTATTTGAATAAATTTAAACGAATTAGCCAGGAACCAGAATTAGTATATGAACGTGGAGCCCAATATCCGCATAATTAA
- a CDS encoding sugar porter family MFS transporter — MSKETKKIPSGFIYFFGAFGGILFGYDIGVMTGALPFLQHDWNLTNASVIGWITSSLMLGAIFGGALAGQLSDKFGRRKMILVASFVFAFGAIMAGLSPHNAVAWLLFARVLLGLAVGAASALVPSYMSEMAPARSRGRLSGLNQLMIVSGMLLSYIMDFILKGLAHGLAWRLMLGLAAVPAIILFLGVLRLPESPRFLVKLGKPDEARQVLSYIRSDAEIQPELNEIQATVSKEASAAQNVNLGTLFSGKYRYLVTAGIGVAAFQQFMGANAIFYYIPLIVEKATGQAASEALLWPIVQGVILVLGAILYMVIAEKFQRKTLLILGGSMMALSFLMPAVLNLIFGADSFPPMLIVVFLSIFVAFYSFTWAPLTWVLVGELFPLAIRGRASGLASSFNWIGSFLVGLLFPIMTATMPQEMVFAVFGIISIIAVLFVKFRVPETFGRTLEEIESEGSNR; from the coding sequence ATGAGTAAAGAAACAAAAAAGATTCCAAGCGGATTCATTTACTTCTTTGGAGCGTTTGGTGGGATTCTATTCGGTTATGATATTGGGGTGATGACGGGAGCGTTACCATTTTTGCAACATGACTGGAATTTAACGAACGCATCCGTGATTGGATGGATTACATCATCATTGATGTTAGGTGCGATTTTTGGAGGGGCCTTAGCGGGTCAACTCTCTGATAAATTTGGTCGACGTAAAATGATTTTGGTGGCATCGTTTGTCTTTGCATTTGGGGCAATTATGGCGGGACTTTCACCTCATAATGCTGTCGCTTGGCTGTTGTTTGCCCGAGTTTTGTTAGGGTTAGCTGTCGGAGCGGCTTCAGCACTAGTACCTTCATATATGTCAGAAATGGCCCCTGCTCGTTCACGTGGACGTTTATCTGGGTTGAATCAACTGATGATTGTTTCAGGAATGTTGTTGTCATATATTATGGACTTCATCTTGAAAGGATTAGCTCATGGATTAGCATGGCGCTTAATGCTTGGCTTAGCAGCCGTTCCAGCAATTATCCTGTTCTTAGGTGTCCTTCGCTTGCCTGAATCACCTCGATTCTTGGTTAAATTGGGTAAGCCGGATGAAGCACGTCAAGTTTTGTCATACATTCGAAGTGATGCAGAAATTCAGCCCGAATTAAACGAAATTCAAGCTACGGTTTCAAAAGAAGCATCTGCTGCACAAAATGTTAATTTGGGTACTTTGTTCTCTGGAAAATATCGTTACTTAGTAACAGCCGGAATTGGTGTGGCTGCGTTCCAACAATTTATGGGCGCTAATGCGATCTTCTACTACATTCCTTTGATTGTTGAAAAGGCGACTGGACAAGCAGCTTCAGAAGCATTGCTTTGGCCAATTGTTCAAGGTGTGATCTTAGTACTGGGTGCCATCTTGTATATGGTGATCGCTGAAAAGTTCCAACGAAAGACCTTACTTATCTTGGGTGGATCGATGATGGCTCTATCATTTTTGATGCCTGCAGTATTGAACTTAATCTTTGGTGCTGATAGTTTCCCACCAATGTTGATCGTTGTTTTCTTATCAATCTTCGTTGCTTTCTATTCATTTACTTGGGCTCCGTTGACATGGGTATTGGTTGGGGAATTATTCCCGCTCGCTATCCGTGGCCGAGCTTCAGGTCTAGCATCATCATTTAACTGGATTGGTTCATTCTTAGTTGGACTACTTTTCCCAATTATGACTGCTACAATGCCACAAGAAATGGTTTTCGCAGTCTTCGGAATCATTTCAATTATCGCCGTATTGTTCGTTAAATTCCGTGTGCCTGAGACATTCGGTCGAACATTGGAAGAGATTGAATCTGAAGGATCAAATCGTTAA
- the araA gene encoding L-arabinose isomerase: MLETANYKFWFVTGSQFLYGPEVLKQVEEDSKKLVASLNASGKLAYPVEFKAVGVTAENITQTMKEANADDEVAGVITWAHTFSPAKNWIRGTQLLNKPLMHLATQMLNKIPYDSIDFDYMNLNQSAHGDREYAFINARLGIKNKIVFGHYEDEEVQTQIGKWMDVAVAYNESYKIKIVTFGDKMRNVAVTDGDKIEAQIKLGWTVDYWGVADLVAYVNAIDEADVDALYKELQNKYEFVQGDNSAEKYEHNVKYQLREYLAIKQFMDDKGYSGFTTNFEDLEGLEQLPGLAAQMLMADGYGFAGEGDWKTSALTRLLKIVAHNEGTAFMEDYTLDLRKGHEAILGSHMLEVDPTIASDKPRVEVHPLDIGGKDDPARLVFTGKAGDAVDVTMADFGDEFKLISYEVAGNKPEAETPFLPVAKQLWTPKAGLKAGAEGWLTVGGGHHTTLSFNVDTEQLTDLANMFDLTFVNIK, from the coding sequence ATGTTAGAAACTGCAAATTACAAATTCTGGTTCGTTACAGGTTCACAATTCCTTTATGGACCTGAAGTTTTGAAGCAAGTTGAAGAAGATTCTAAGAAATTAGTTGCATCTTTGAATGCATCAGGTAAGTTAGCTTACCCTGTTGAATTTAAGGCAGTTGGAGTAACCGCTGAAAATATTACTCAAACAATGAAGGAAGCTAATGCTGATGATGAAGTAGCTGGAGTTATTACTTGGGCTCACACTTTCTCACCTGCAAAGAACTGGATCCGTGGGACACAATTGCTCAATAAGCCATTGATGCACTTGGCAACGCAAATGTTGAACAAGATTCCATATGATTCAATTGACTTTGATTATATGAATTTGAACCAATCAGCCCATGGTGACCGTGAATATGCCTTCATCAATGCTCGTTTGGGAATTAAGAATAAGATTGTCTTTGGACACTACGAAGATGAAGAAGTTCAAACTCAAATTGGTAAGTGGATGGATGTAGCTGTTGCTTACAACGAATCATACAAAATTAAGATTGTGACCTTTGGTGACAAGATGCGTAATGTTGCCGTTACCGATGGTGATAAGATTGAAGCTCAAATCAAATTGGGTTGGACCGTTGATTACTGGGGAGTTGCTGACTTGGTAGCATACGTCAACGCAATTGACGAAGCTGATGTTGATGCTCTTTACAAAGAACTTCAAAATAAGTATGAATTTGTTCAAGGTGATAATTCTGCTGAAAAGTACGAACACAACGTTAAGTATCAATTGCGTGAATACTTAGCTATTAAGCAATTCATGGATGACAAGGGTTACTCTGGATTTACAACCAACTTTGAAGACCTTGAAGGTTTGGAACAATTGCCTGGATTGGCTGCTCAAATGTTGATGGCTGATGGTTATGGATTCGCCGGTGAAGGTGATTGGAAGACTTCTGCCTTGACTCGTTTGCTTAAGATTGTTGCTCACAACGAAGGAACAGCCTTCATGGAAGATTACACATTGGATCTTCGTAAAGGTCATGAAGCTATCTTGGGATCACATATGCTTGAAGTTGACCCAACAATTGCTTCTGATAAGCCACGTGTTGAAGTACATCCATTGGATATTGGTGGTAAAGATGATCCAGCACGTTTGGTCTTTACTGGAAAAGCTGGCGATGCAGTTGATGTTACGATGGCCGACTTCGGTGATGAATTTAAGTTAATCAGCTATGAAGTAGCAGGAAACAAGCCTGAAGCAGAAACACCATTCTTACCAGTTGCTAAGCAATTGTGGACACCAAAGGCTGGATTGAAGGCTGGAGCTGAAGGTTGGTTAACAGTTGGTGGAGGACACCACACGACTTTGAGTTTCAATGTTGATACGGAACAATTGACAGATCTTGCAAACATGTTTGATTTAACATTTGTCAATATTAAGTAA
- a CDS encoding L-ribulose-5-phosphate 4-epimerase, which yields MLEDMKKRVYDANMLLPKYDLVTFTWGNVSEIDREKGLFVIKPSGVEYEELSPEDMVVVDLKGNVVEGELNPSSDTATHMHLYNAFPEIGGVVHTHSPWAVSYAQAGMDVPAMGTTHADTFYGDVPAASALTQEEVESAYELNTGVVIEREFKKRNLDPMAVPAVLVRQHGPFTWGKDAHDAVHNAKVLEVVAEMDYHAMQLNPHADLSIPQYLLDKHYYRKHGANAYYGQNK from the coding sequence ATGTTAGAAGATATGAAGAAACGCGTTTATGACGCTAATATGTTATTACCTAAATATGATTTAGTTACATTTACTTGGGGAAATGTTAGTGAAATTGATCGTGAAAAGGGATTATTCGTGATTAAGCCTTCAGGAGTTGAGTATGAAGAATTAAGTCCTGAAGACATGGTCGTAGTTGACTTGAAAGGAAACGTTGTCGAGGGTGAGTTGAATCCAAGTAGTGATACTGCGACTCATATGCACTTGTACAATGCTTTCCCTGAAATTGGTGGAGTTGTACATACACATTCACCTTGGGCTGTTTCATATGCGCAAGCAGGAATGGATGTGCCAGCAATGGGAACAACACATGCTGATACTTTCTATGGTGATGTACCAGCAGCTTCAGCTTTAACTCAAGAAGAAGTAGAGTCAGCATATGAATTGAATACTGGAGTTGTGATTGAACGTGAGTTTAAGAAGCGCAACTTAGATCCGATGGCTGTTCCTGCCGTTTTGGTTCGTCAGCATGGACCATTTACTTGGGGAAAAGATGCTCACGATGCCGTTCATAACGCTAAGGTGCTAGAAGTGGTTGCCGAAATGGACTACCATGCAATGCAACTTAACCCACATGCGGATTTGAGTATTCCTCAATACTTGCTCGACAAGCATTATTACCGCAAGCATGGTGCTAATGCATATTATGGGCAAAATAAATAA
- a CDS encoding xylulokinase has product MEKGQIIEEIQAGNTSLGIEFGSTNIKAVLIASDYSVVATGSHGWENKLENGVWTYSLEDIWSGLQDAYSKLSGQIKNEYGVELTKLRSMGIAAMMHGYMSFNAQGDLLVPFRTWRNAMTEDAALQLTHLFNFNIPERWSIAHLYQAVLNQETHVKDVDFITTLAGYVHWKLSGEKVLGVGDASGVFPIDELSHDYNQDMMDKFNGLKAIKQYHWSLPEILPAVKVAGEQAGTLTAEGAKLLDVSGKLQPGTVMAPPEGDAGTGMVSTNSVKQRTGNVSAGTSAFAMIVLEKSLKKLHTSIDMVTTPDGSAVAMVHANNSSSDINAWAGLFNEFAQMIGVDLAPDELYGHLFNSILNADPDTSGILSYGYYSGENITGMSEGRPVLARMPNSKFNIGNLMRTNLYSAFGAMKIGMDILHDEEVETDSIVAQGGIFKTPIVGQKMLAAAMEAPVTVMKTAGEGGPWGMAILAAYAAADTNKDLASYLEEEVFFDQERSTIEPDAKDVNGFNRFMERYKAGLPIEAHAVATLKDQNEG; this is encoded by the coding sequence ATGGAAAAGGGACAAATTATTGAAGAAATTCAAGCAGGTAATACTTCATTAGGAATAGAATTTGGCTCAACAAATATTAAAGCGGTTTTAATTGCTAGCGATTACAGTGTTGTCGCAACAGGATCGCATGGTTGGGAGAATAAATTAGAAAATGGAGTTTGGACTTACTCTTTGGAAGATATTTGGTCAGGTCTTCAAGATGCATATAGCAAATTGTCTGGACAAATTAAAAACGAGTATGGAGTAGAGTTGACTAAACTCCGTTCAATGGGAATCGCAGCCATGATGCATGGATACATGTCGTTTAATGCACAAGGTGATTTGCTAGTGCCATTTAGAACTTGGCGAAATGCGATGACTGAAGATGCAGCTTTGCAATTAACACATTTGTTTAACTTTAATATTCCAGAACGTTGGAGTATTGCACACCTTTATCAAGCTGTTTTGAATCAAGAAACACATGTTAAAGATGTTGATTTTATTACAACTCTTGCAGGATATGTTCATTGGAAGCTTTCTGGTGAAAAGGTCTTAGGTGTTGGAGATGCTTCAGGGGTCTTCCCAATTGATGAATTAAGCCATGATTATAACCAAGACATGATGGATAAATTTAATGGTTTGAAAGCTATTAAGCAATATCATTGGTCATTACCAGAAATTCTTCCAGCTGTGAAGGTGGCAGGAGAACAAGCTGGAACTTTGACAGCCGAAGGGGCAAAACTATTAGATGTTTCTGGAAAGTTACAACCAGGAACTGTGATGGCACCGCCGGAAGGAGATGCTGGAACTGGAATGGTTTCAACAAATTCTGTTAAACAACGAACTGGAAATGTTTCTGCTGGAACATCTGCTTTTGCCATGATCGTGTTAGAAAAGTCATTGAAGAAGTTGCATACAAGTATTGATATGGTGACCACACCTGATGGTTCAGCGGTCGCCATGGTGCACGCGAATAATTCCAGTTCAGATATTAATGCTTGGGCAGGTTTGTTTAATGAATTCGCACAAATGATTGGTGTTGATTTGGCACCAGACGAATTATATGGTCACCTCTTCAATAGTATTTTGAATGCCGACCCTGATACATCTGGAATTTTGTCATATGGATATTACTCTGGTGAAAATATCACTGGAATGAGTGAAGGACGTCCGGTCTTAGCTCGTATGCCAAATAGTAAATTTAATATTGGAAACTTGATGCGTACCAATTTGTATTCAGCCTTTGGGGCGATGAAGATTGGAATGGACATTTTGCATGATGAAGAAGTTGAAACTGATTCAATCGTGGCACAAGGTGGAATCTTTAAGACACCGATTGTTGGACAAAAAATGTTAGCTGCAGCAATGGAAGCTCCAGTCACGGTAATGAAAACAGCAGGCGAAGGTGGTCCATGGGGTATGGCAATTTTGGCTGCTTATGCTGCCGCTGATACTAATAAAGACTTAGCTAGCTATCTTGAAGAAGAAGTTTTCTTTGACCAAGAACGTTCAACGATTGAGCCGGACGCTAAGGATGTCAATGGATTTAATCGCTTTATGGAACGTTATAAGGCTGGTTTGCCAATTGAAGCCCACGCCGTTGCTACATTAAAGGACCAAAACGAGGGGTAA
- a CDS encoding oligosaccharide MFS transporter — protein sequence MNTKTEEKGMFWSFPVSHFSYFFIWAIVNGYLTLWLEQVAHLNGSQAGIIFSMMAVMSLIFQPMFGYFSDRLVMKKTLVFIILLAGALIGPFFQWVFLPLLASTNAMVVAIVTGIYLSFVLNGGVSVIEQYIQRASVINKFEFGHSRIGGSIAGAVASFLGGRLFLWQPSAIFWAASVSALLAFIMFLFFDKVADNNVDVTTADNEKANMKDVMALFKVRNFWILGIFYMGASALYDVFDQQFVIFFQTFFHHVSQATTVYSNTVTVQMFIEMILMIPMPYIINKIGARNGLLIYGFITALRIIGTALAPNWIFIVVLRLLAGFEMPLVLVSIMKYIGLTFDNRLYATVYALAANFMKQVSVFIFSALAGTMYDNIGFQHTYLIMGSVVLVITIIATIFLDKEHKDPTTIPRM from the coding sequence ATGAACACGAAGACAGAAGAGAAAGGAATGTTTTGGTCATTTCCGGTCTCACATTTTTCTTATTTTTTCATTTGGGCCATCGTTAACGGTTATTTAACTCTTTGGCTTGAACAAGTTGCTCATTTAAATGGTAGCCAGGCTGGAATTATTTTCTCAATGATGGCGGTTATGTCATTGATTTTTCAACCGATGTTTGGATATTTTTCAGACAGGTTAGTGATGAAAAAGACATTAGTCTTTATTATCTTATTGGCTGGAGCGTTAATTGGACCATTCTTCCAATGGGTTTTCTTGCCATTGCTAGCATCAACTAACGCAATGGTCGTTGCAATTGTAACTGGAATTTATTTATCATTTGTCTTGAATGGTGGAGTTTCTGTTATTGAACAATATATCCAACGAGCATCAGTTATTAATAAATTTGAATTTGGACATTCACGAATAGGTGGATCAATTGCTGGAGCTGTTGCTTCATTCCTAGGAGGACGCTTGTTCTTGTGGCAACCAAGTGCGATTTTCTGGGCAGCTAGCGTTTCTGCATTGTTAGCATTTATTATGTTTTTATTCTTTGATAAAGTTGCAGATAATAATGTAGATGTAACTACTGCTGACAACGAAAAAGCCAACATGAAAGACGTTATGGCCCTCTTTAAGGTTCGTAATTTCTGGATACTTGGAATTTTCTATATGGGAGCTTCAGCCTTATATGACGTTTTTGATCAACAATTTGTTATTTTCTTTCAAACTTTCTTCCACCATGTATCACAAGCAACGACAGTTTATTCAAACACGGTAACTGTACAAATGTTTATTGAAATGATTTTGATGATTCCAATGCCATATATCATTAATAAGATTGGTGCACGAAATGGTTTGTTGATTTATGGATTTATTACGGCACTACGTATTATCGGAACTGCCTTAGCTCCAAACTGGATTTTTATCGTGGTTTTGCGTTTGTTAGCTGGATTTGAAATGCCATTAGTCCTAGTTTCAATTATGAAATATATTGGACTGACATTTGATAATCGCTTATATGCGACAGTTTATGCTTTGGCGGCTAATTTTATGAAACAAGTCTCGGTCTTTATTTTCTCAGCATTGGCTGGAACAATGTATGATAATATTGGATTCCAACACACATATTTGATTATGGGTTCTGTAGTTTTGGTTATTACCATCATTGCAACTATCTTTTTGGACAAAGAACATAAAGACCCAACAACTATTCCACGAATGTAA